CGGACCTGGCTGTGCCCGAACCGGTACGCCGCGCCGGCGAACTCCAGGGGGAGGAACGGCCGCTCGTCGGGACCGACGGTGAAGAACCGCCGCTCGTCGCGGACCGACTCGACGATGTCCTCGTCGCAGACAGTCGGTAGGTACTCCTCGAGGACGATCCACTGGTAGTGCCACCGCGCCAGCTGTTGGGCGCGCTCGAACTCCTCGCTCTCACGCTCCACGATGGCGTTGTGGAAATTCAGCATCGCGTACTGGAACTGTGAGAGGATGAGGTTCTCGTCGTTCCGCGGGTCCGCGATCAGCGCGACGTCCTCGTGGTTGCGCGGGAGAAAGTGGTCTCCGTCCCCGAGCAACAGCAGCTCGCGGCTGCCGCCGGCCATCGGCGACTGGTACCGGAACCGGTCGACCTCGGGACCCGCCCCGTACACGGAGTCGAGGTCGAGCCCCGGCGTCCGGAAGTTGCGGATCGCGTCGGGGTCGTTCTGCCGGGAGAGGCTCGACAGCGGATCGAGCGTGATGTCGTGGTCGATGAACTGCCCGAGAAACACGAAGCCCGCGGGCACGTTCGCGGTGTCGACGTTCTCCGGGGCGGCGTCCTCGTCGAGCGGGCCGCCCGGCAGCCCGAGCTCCCGCAGGAACTCCACATCGTGGTGGGCGGCTTCGAGGTGCGGGAACATCCGGCCGAACCGCCCCCGACCGGGGTGTGGCGGATCCCGCGGGACGTTCGACATCCCGCGCTGTCCGCCCATCCCGTGGTGCATGTCCTCGACCGCCTCCATCATCGGGTGGGTGTGGCTGCTGCGGTCCTCGACGGTCAGTTCGTGGTCCTCCTCGTCGAGGGTCAGCGACCACTCGCCGACGACCTCCCCGTCCGCGAAGCCGTAGCCGTGGGGGTCCGGATCGGTCAGTTCCTCGTGTGCGTCGGCGCTGAACCGCACCTCGAACCGGCCGTCGCCGCGCGTCGTCACGTGCCCGAGCGGGTCGTCGAGCCCGAGGTCGGCGTCGACGACGACGATCTCGATCCCGGCGGCGGGCGTTCCGTCGGACCGTCGCACGTCGCCGGCAACCGTGTGTTCCGTTGGCATACTTCTACTGGTACTTCAACAACGTATAAACTTTTACTACGATCGGTGACAGATACCGGAACCAACCGACGGACGCAGTCCGGTCGCGTTCCGGCGGTCGCGGGACCCGCAGACTCGTCGCTCGTCGGGTCCCGCCGGGTCCGACACCCACAGTTTAGTTCGTTGGACCTCATCGACACGACAACCGGAGTGCCGGATCGATGGAGAACCTGGGTAAACGCCGGCTGGAGGGGAGGTACACCGCCTTCGAGTCGGAGTTCGAGATGCTGAAACGGCGGGCGGACGCGCAGGAGGACCCCCCGGAGTGGGCGGGCGAGATCGACGGCCTGCTGACGACCGGGCGGGCCGCCATCGAAGACGAGGACCTCGAGTACGCGTGGTACTGCCTCCACGCGGCGGAGCGGCTGAAGCTGTACGCCGTCGCGGAACTCGACGACTCGGACGCCGTCCTGCGCCGGGAGGCCGCAGAGCGGCTCGTGGAGACGGAGAACCTGGCGCCGTCCTGGCGGTCGACCGCGGTCACCGAACGGCTGACGGGCGACGACGGCTCGCTGCGGTCCGACCTCTCCGACGCCGACCTCCGCTCGGCGGCGGAACTCCTCCACGAGGGGTACCACAAAATCCACTCGAAGCGCCAGCACCTCCAGGACCAGTTCAGCTACCTCCTGTTCTACGGCGCGATATCGACGGCGCTCTTCGCCGTCGTCTCCCTGTCGAGTCCGCACCTCCCGTGGCTTCCCTCCCCGTTCTTCGACGTCGCTGCCGCGCTGGAGGGTACCTCCCGGGCGAGTCCGGTCTCGTTTCTGCTCTACGTCGTGCTGTTCGGGGCGCTCGGCGCCTCGGTGTTCGGGCTCTACTCGGTGCGGAAGCGTCCGACGTCCGCGAGCGCGCCGC
This genomic stretch from Halobellus ruber harbors:
- a CDS encoding peroxidase family protein, whose amino-acid sequence is MPTEHTVAGDVRRSDGTPAAGIEIVVVDADLGLDDPLGHVTTRGDGRFEVRFSADAHEELTDPDPHGYGFADGEVVGEWSLTLDEEDHELTVEDRSSHTHPMMEAVEDMHHGMGGQRGMSNVPRDPPHPGRGRFGRMFPHLEAAHHDVEFLRELGLPGGPLDEDAAPENVDTANVPAGFVFLGQFIDHDITLDPLSSLSRQNDPDAIRNFRTPGLDLDSVYGAGPEVDRFRYQSPMAGGSRELLLLGDGDHFLPRNHEDVALIADPRNDENLILSQFQYAMLNFHNAIVERESEEFERAQQLARWHYQWIVLEEYLPTVCDEDIVESVRDERRFFTVGPDERPFLPLEFAGAAYRFGHSQVRRRHRVNDSTEGKLFGSPMDDDALSPGFQPVSPADAVDWRYLFDFERAETRPQDVRAIDPKLSSELLDLPFVTADADWRRSLASRNLVRGRRLGLPSGQTIARAMPDAPVLHNHDVGFDEVLSRFGRPEGTEMPLWYYVLAEARELADGEHLGPVGSRIVAEVLVGLIASDTSSFLTIQPDWTPTLPAPHSAAGEFGTADLLEFALEITD